The genomic stretch CCGCAACGGCCGAGAGATCAGCATCTTCAACCAGCAACGGAAATGGAAGCCAGATCAAGAGAGGCCGGAGTGGAAAATGGAGATCGAGAGATGTTGGAGaggtgggggagagagagagagagagagagagagagagagagagagagagagactttcggtAGGATATTGCAGGGAGGAGAGAAGAGGGGAGATGGGTTTTGGTAGAAAAGAGGTGGGAGAAGAAGAGGCGCGATGGATTTGGGATAGGTGCGCGTTTTGGATATTTGGGGATAGGGCATTGTGCGGGATAGGGCTTtaatttggggttttttttatttcaaatcagCGGCGGTCACCTGTTTTGTACACGGGCAGCCACATAAAAACGCCCCTCATTTCATCTACAGTGGCGGTTTGTTGTGGCCGCCTGTGCTAAAAACGCCCCTAATAACTATATTTTTTGTAGTGGACTATAACAAGTCAATTAACGAATAATCATATGAATGCATATTTATGAGAGTAGAGAGTAAGAGAGTAATAGAGTCTTAAGGGTAAGAAAATTGAGGGGTGGGATTGCCTGTTTATGGCAGAATAAGAGACCAAATGAAGGGGGGAAAAAAGTCCAAACAGTTGGAACATCATGCCATCACATAGGCACAACAGCATAATGATAGCTTATGTGGTGGAATACTTCAGCCCAACAGTCCAAAAAACTGCATATACCACTATGGCGTATGCAGTCCATACTCTccaaatggcatatgcaatcgcatatgccaacACTGGAGGATGCAGTTCCCCATATCACAAATGAGAtacacttttatttatttttatcacaGACACTTTGCGGTGGACAAAGTGGGAAAACAGAAAATCCACCCGTCAAATGTACTTTCTGCTTTCCAAGCCACTGCAAATGGAGCAGATTGGTTTCACCAAAATAATGGAACCAATCTTGTTTTGcgggtacatccaaacaggtgGAGATCATAGGAACTATTCATTCCTATTTAAGACACGAAAGTATGATGAAAATATGCCTAGATAACCCTCTCATATAGGCCAATGTTTTTGCTGTAATTCTATCGGTGTTCCTATTACAATGCGAATAATGACATATTCAGTTTTGTTCATGTTGATGCAACGAGTATTACAGCTCCTCATGTCAATGCTCTTGCTACTTATGCTACCACTTTATGACCCAATGGCAAATACAGCACCAATGTCAAAAtcatataaaaagaaaaggataTTAGTGTTTTATGCAAATCATATAAAAGCCAGTAAGCTCCCATGAGTACTTCCTGAATATAGAATAGATGTTTGTTGGGGCACTCTAGACATATTATTTAAGGGATGGTGCTAGAGGAAATTGCAGTATCACAGATTTGGTGTGGGTTCTTGAAATCATATTCTGTAATAATCATGGATTTCCAACTGAAAGATCTCCAGGATGAGTGTAATTTTgtgtatattttttaaaatcagaaaTAAAACGGTGCTTAAGAATGCACATGAagaaccaaaggtttatggtttTCATCGTGGGTGATTCAGGGTAAAAGTTAATGATGTTTGCTTTCATAGGCAAGCTAAATGGCTTTTTTTTTATTGGTTAGGGTTTTAGGGGGATTGGTCGCTAAAGTTCAACTCTAGGTTGGTATTTGGATATCCACCAAATTCACATCTGAGTGGATGTGGCGATGAAAGGGATTAAACATTTTTGCAGAGAAGTGTTTGGGTtgggcttcttcttctttctttttttcagcaACTTACATGATGCTTCTGATATTGTCGGAAACAAAGTCGACTCGACTGACTCATCTTACTTTTGGTTGGCAATGAAAAGGGTCACCAGAAAATGACTGAAACAGAGAAACAGAATGACTTGGGGTGAGTTGTAATGGTTTCGGCCTCTGGGGGAGTCGCACTCTgaaactgctatttaaaacacccaGAGAAGTCTAGTATTTTTTCCGCCCCAAATTTGTATCCAGATCACttcatcaccaaaaaaaaaaaatagcatccCAATAATTTCAACTTGGAACTAAATTCATCTAGGTGGCAATTAAGGTAGAGCAACTTGCACCCACTGCCATAAGTGAGAACACCCAAAACATAGACTAAATCTCCCAAAATTAGAAAAAGCATTGTGGTCAAGGATCCTTGAGCAGTCATCAGCTTATTATGATCACCGAACAAAGGTACTCACATACAAAGACATGTCTAATGAGTGAAGTCTCAAATGGCAGGTTGACACTTATACCAATGTCTTGGAAATTTGATTTATTCCTTATACTACGGATGACTATCCTGCCTACTTTGGCAGATTGCAATTTTACCATTTTATCATTCAAGCCCCACAAATGACTATCAACAAAGTTATCGATGCACTTAGCTGCATTAAGATGCATCTTGTATTGAGCTGCAATAGCTAGTTCGATAAAGGGAAACTAGAGCTATAATCCGGTGAATTCCTATTTGAGGCGCAGGTGAGCCCCTATGGTCATTCAGGACAGTTGGATAGGAAGAATTCACCATAGAAAAAACATTATTGAAAAATGTAGTATGATACAATGCTTGGTGTGTTGACAGGTTTTCGGTAAGTTTTGGCTTCCGGTTTGTGCTAGTGTGCCTATATTAGAGGATCCTTGACACATAATATTTGGCCTTTAATTAGTGGAATGGGAATCATTACTGTATCTTCCTTCATAACGATTTCTCTGATGGATAATTATTTGAAGTTGTATGATTTTTCTCTCTAGGAGATGTTTTGTGCATGGACCACTTAGACTGGAGCTCATagcatcaatggtttggattattgaacAAACAGCCCCACTTATAGACATTGAAAATCTGAAAGGTAGTGTGTGGTCTCTAGGTCCGCCTGGGCATTGTAAAAAAGAACCATGACTGGATAATCACACCATACAAAAATGACAGTAAAAACAATATCACAATCCATATTCCAGGCCCTTATTTGAATGGATGTGAAATGGAGCTGCATGCAATCCACAATGAACGCTTCATATCCAATGGTCCTCATTGATCACATGTGggtcaatgtgggccccacataaaaaaGAAGAACATTTGATGGATTAATGGTTCAGTTGTTTTACTGACAAACTACGATCTGGCCATTTTTCCTTTGGCCTTTTCAGATAGGCAGAATCCAAGGTCTGAAACGAAAAATGGTAATATGATTATTTCCAACTGCaatattgccaaaaaaaaaaaaaaaaggattcaaTTTTCAGGTCCCATTTGTTTCACAAGCCGAaatttcatattcaagtcacaacaatCACTTGGAACTTGCCTAAGAGAACCGCAACTCCAAACAAAACTAATGATTATTTTGAGGAATTCACGGTTTtcttatttgcaatccaaacaaCATGAAACATGAAATCAAGGGAAAGCATTTTCTTTTCTCCCGGATTCacctatccaaacaggccctttatTTAACACTATTGCAAACCACTTCAATTATACATCCAAACAGAGCCTTAGATAGCTTCTGACAATTACATCATTATAATGAATTTCACATTTCACAaagtaaaaaatattaaatactaatagcaaaaacaaaaactaaaaaaatcctACCTTTTCCCCTTATCTTTCTTGCTTTGCTccttcacatcatcatcatcatcatcatcatcgctgCTCATGGAAGGATTGAGACGAGCCTCATCCATCGCCCACTGCATAAGCTTATCCACCTCCTTGGACAccccatcatcatcaacatcaacattatcatcatcatcatctaatttcTTGGGACGCGCTTGGAATTCTCTAGAAGAAGAAGTACCCTTGAGAGCAGAAAACCTCGCGGACAGATCTTCCCCTAAAATTCTCTGCAATTCCTCATCCACTACTGCACTCACAACAACGACTCTTTCCCTATCTTTCATGGGTGGCACCCTCGTAATTCCTGTAGAAGATGAGGGCGTTTTGAGGGCCTCCAACCGTCGGACGAGGTCGCTGTCCAATGAGGTATTGCGAGTGATGTGGGAACCGGTGCTGATGTTGAGGAGCATCTGGTCCTCGGCCGCAGACAGAAGCTCCTCCACCTCCTTGGAGCTCTCGTCCTTCCTTCCCTTCTTTCTAGTACTTTTACCACCAGACATGGTcggtttagagagagagagagagagagagagagagagatgccagATATGACTCAGTTAAATCAGTACGTTGGGTTGTTTGAGTTGTTTTAGTCAATAACCATTTGCTAGTTTTAAGGGCTTTGCTTTGGGCTAGAGTCCACGTTTCCAAGGGTAGACTCCACGTGTTCTAAGtggttgttattttcttttgtattttgttattttcttctttatttaaggCTATGTCTAGATGTGAATAAGGGGAACAACTTTTCAATCAGTCTCTTCTATTCTCAGAAGATTGGAGGGTTGGTTCCCctcgaagtggaccacatttcattCTTGTTCGCTGTTCGTTTGCAAACATAGGGCGTCTGAGAAGGCGGATTCCtatcaatttggtatcagagccaagttccATGGCTGATTTAAGAAATTCCCAAGCTAACAATGCTAACTTACAACAAACACTCTCAGAGATCATGCAACGACTATCTATTCTCGACAGCCGTTACGAAGAGATTTCCAATACTCTAAAGAAAGGGAAAGATCCGGCAACTGGCGGACCTGGTGACACCAGTGGATCCTCGCTCTCAGGACCCACAGGTTCCATTCAATCCAGAACCGTGAAGTTTAATTTTTCTACCTTCGACGAAGGTGACCCATCCGAATGGATCTATAGAGCAGAACAGTTCTTCGCCTATCACCACACACCGGCGGACGAGCGATTAACCATTGCCTCATTCCATTTGCAGGGGGATGCCTTGCAATGGTACCAATGGTATGAAAAATCGCAAGTCTACATGTCATGGCGAGAGTTCTTGTTAGCTTTGAACGAGCATTTCGGACCAACCAGGTATGAAGATCATGCTGGAGCTCTTGCCAAGTTTCGCCAAACTTCTTCATTGCGAGAATACCAAAAAGAATTCGAAAAGTTGGCCAATCGGATCGATGGGCTGACCGAATCATttctcataagttgttttgtatgCGGCCTACGAGATGACATCCGCTTGGATGTCCAAATGTTTCGAACAGTTACCTTGACACAAGCCATAGCCTTGACCCGACTCCAAGAAGAAAAGGTGGCTACGAGACATCGTTTGGGCCGCCCTGATTCTAGTAAGCCCTTAGTTTCCACAATTGCCAATGAAAGGGAGGCCAAGGTACAATTGTTACCCATTAACGGCTTACTCCTACTGAGGCAAAAGAACGGCAAGATCGGGGGCTATGTTACAATTGCGATGAAAAATTTCACCCCGGACATCGCTGCAAAATCCAAAAACTCTTTTTGATTGATGGGTCGTGTGAGCCAACACTTGATACTGATATCAAGGCTGACGAAGAAATCGAAATCAGCCATGTTACCGGTGATCCACCTGAAATTTCTCTCCAAGCCATAGCCGGCTCTCCGACTCCTCAGACCATGCGTGTTCGTGACTTCCTATATCAAAATCCGGTCACGGTGCTTATTGATTCTGGGAGCACCCATAATTTTGTGGACCCTGAAGCCATTAAAAAGGTCGGGGTCGCGGCCTCAGCTAAAGATTCATTTGAAGTAATGGTTGCTAATGGTGACCGATTAAAAAGTCAAGGGAAGTGCACAGGATTATCGTTGCGTTTGCAGGACTTCATCGCCTCCACTGATTTCTATATACTTTCCCTTGGAGGATGTGATGTGGTTCTAGGTGCGCACTGGCTACAAACTCTTGGCCCCGTTTTGTGGGATTTCACCCACATGTGGATGCGGTTCACCGTTCATGGGCAAGAATATAATATTAAGGGTTCGAAGCTAACTGCACTTCAAATGGTGGATGGAATTACCTTCAGTAAAAAGGCCAAGAAGTTGGGATGGGGAATGGTGTTACATCTCTGCAGCATGGAAGGGTTGTCTCACCCAACCTTTTCATCACCTGAACTAAAGTCTCTACTTGACACTTATCAAGATGTCTTTAAAGAACCACCAGGGTTGCCACCTCCTAGGTCCCATGACCATCAAATTTTGTTGGTTGATGGGGCTCGACCGATAAGTGTCAGACCTTACCACTACCcacattatcaaaaaaatgaaattgagcggatgATACGTGAAATGCTAGTAACTGGTTTAATCCGACCCAGTACAAGCCCATACTCTTCGCCGGTCCTCTTGGTACGTAAGGCGGATTGTAGTTGGCGGTTATGCGTCGATTATCGTGCCCTTAATCAGGTGACCGTCAAAGACAAATACCCCATTCCAGTTGTGGACGAGCTAATTGATGAACTTCATGAATCTTATTATTTCTCCAAGTTGGATCTGAGatcagggtaccatcagattcatgTGGCAGAAGCTGACATTCCAAAAACGGCTTTTCGAACACATGAAGGGCATTACGAATTCAAGGTGATGCCCTTTGGTCTCACTAATGCGCCATCAACATTCCAAAGTCTCATGAACGATATTTTTCGTCCTTATCTGCGCAAATTTGTATTGGTATTCTTCGATGATATACTTGTATATAGCAAATCGTGGTAGGAACACCTAGAGCATCTGGCCACTGTATTGGACCTTCTGCGGGACCACCAACTATATGCAAAAATGTCCAATGTAGGTTTGGCCAGAGGGAGGTTGAATATTTGGGGCACATAATATTCGGTGCTGGAGTAGCAGTGGAACCAGAAAAGATTCAAGCTATGATGGGTTGGCCTAAGCCCAACTCACTCAAAGCCTTGCGAGGCTTCCTGGGCTTAACAGGCTACTACCGTAAGTTCATCAAAGACTATGGCAAAATCGCTAGCCCACTGACAGCCCTCCTTAAGAATGATTCCTTTCATTGGAATGAGCAAGCTGATCAGGCTTTTATAAATCTTAAGGAAGCCATGACAAACCCGCCAGTACTCGCCTTACCTGACTTCTCAAGGCCTTTTACTATTGAATGCGATGCGTCTGGTGGTAGGATTGGCGGAGTCTTAATGCAAGACGAACAACCAATTGCTTTCACTAGTTGAGGGTTGCAGGGATGAAATCTGGCATTGTCCACGTATGAAAAAGAGATGTTAGCTTTGGTCCATGCAGTTCAGA from Magnolia sinica isolate HGM2019 chromosome 17, MsV1, whole genome shotgun sequence encodes the following:
- the LOC131230827 gene encoding uncharacterized protein LOC131230827, producing MSGGKSTRKKGRKDESSKEVEELLSAAEDQMLLNISTGSHITRNTSLDSDLVRRLEALKTPSSSTGITRVPPMKDRERVVVVSAVVDEELQRILGEDLSARFSALKGTSSSREFQARPKKLDDDDDNVDVDDDGVSKEVDKLMQWAMDEARLNPSMSSDDDDDDDDVKEQSKKDKGKR